In a genomic window of Gammaproteobacteria bacterium:
- a CDS encoding acetyl-CoA C-acyltransferase, whose protein sequence is MQQDNIVIVSAARTPLGGFQGALAEVSAPTLGAIAIGAAIERAGIDADMVDEVFMGCVIPAGLGQAPARQAALGAGLPYKSGATTINKVCGSGMKTVMLAHDLMKAGNGEIMIAGGMESMTNAPYLLSKARSGFRMGHGEIKDAMFLDGLEDAYDKGKLMGVFAQETADQYGFTREAQDEFALESLRRAKSAIDTGAFKDEITPVTIQTRKGENVVDTDEQPLKAKPEKIPTLRPAFRKDGTITAANASSISDGAAALVVMTESRANALGLTPMARIVAHATHSRKPAEFTIAPVGAIEAVLARAGWTTDDVDLFEINEAFAMVTMAAMHDLKLPHDKVNVHGGACALGHPLGATGARIIVTLLHALKQRSLKKGVAALCIGGGEATAIAIEVL, encoded by the coding sequence ATGCAACAGGATAATATTGTCATTGTAAGTGCTGCGAGAACACCATTAGGCGGCTTTCAGGGGGCGTTGGCAGAGGTGTCAGCCCCTACCCTTGGCGCTATCGCCATTGGGGCGGCTATTGAGCGGGCCGGTATTGATGCCGACATGGTCGATGAAGTGTTCATGGGTTGTGTTATCCCTGCTGGACTTGGTCAAGCGCCGGCTAGGCAAGCGGCCCTCGGTGCGGGCTTGCCGTACAAGAGCGGCGCCACGACCATCAACAAAGTCTGTGGTTCGGGGATGAAAACCGTCATGCTCGCTCATGATTTGATGAAAGCAGGCAATGGCGAGATTATGATCGCTGGCGGGATGGAAAGTATGACCAATGCGCCCTACTTGCTGTCCAAAGCCCGTTCCGGTTTTCGAATGGGACATGGCGAGATCAAGGATGCAATGTTTTTGGATGGGCTTGAAGACGCGTATGACAAAGGAAAGCTGATGGGCGTGTTTGCTCAAGAAACCGCCGATCAATACGGATTTACTCGCGAAGCGCAAGACGAATTTGCATTAGAATCGTTACGCCGTGCAAAAAGTGCGATAGACACGGGGGCTTTTAAAGACGAAATCACGCCGGTGACCATTCAGACTCGAAAAGGCGAAAACGTTGTGGATACGGATGAACAGCCGCTCAAAGCGAAACCGGAAAAAATCCCCACATTGCGGCCAGCCTTCCGTAAAGATGGCACTATCACAGCAGCAAACGCCAGCTCAATTTCTGACGGTGCCGCCGCTTTGGTGGTGATGACCGAGTCTCGAGCCAATGCATTGGGCTTGACTCCAATGGCGCGCATCGTTGCCCATGCTACTCATTCTCGGAAACCGGCCGAGTTTACCATTGCACCGGTGGGTGCGATTGAAGCGGTCTTGGCACGAGCGGGCTGGACCACGGACGACGTCGATCTGTTCGAAATTAACGAAGCCTTCGCGATGGTCACTATGGCAGCAATGCACGATCTCAAACTTCCGCATGACAAGGTCAACGTTCATGGTGGTGCTTGTGCTCTTGGCCATCCGCTTGGCGCGACCGGAGCACGAATCATTGTGACCCTATTGCATGCGCTAAAGCAGCGTTCACTGAAAAAAGGGGTGGCCGCCCTATGCATTGGTGGAGGCGAAGCCACAGCCATTGCCATTGAGGTCTTGTAA
- a CDS encoding acyl-CoA dehydrogenase, with amino-acid sequence MFLNEEQRMIRDAARDFVAAEIIPHAARWDENGEFPSDALKGLAELGFFGMLVPEDYGGCDIGHVAAATVIEEIAYGDAACATIVSVTNSVACMPILKFGTDEQKERFLKPLATGQWLGAFCLTEPHAGSDAADLRTKAIRDGDHYVINGVKQFITSGKHADIAIVFAVTNPELGKKGISAFIVPTNTPGYTVTAVERKLGQHASDTCQITFDNCRIPVENRLGAEGEGYKIALANLEGGRIGIAAQSVGIARAAFDAARQYACERYAFGKPIAEHQSIQFKLADMTTRIDAARLMYLRAAALRDAGKPCLKEASQAKLFASEMAEWVCSQAIQIHGGYGYLKDFPVEKYYRDVRVCQIYEGTSEVQRIVIGRCLLNED; translated from the coding sequence ATGTTTCTTAATGAAGAACAAAGAATGATTCGCGATGCGGCGCGCGACTTTGTCGCCGCCGAGATCATCCCGCATGCGGCTCGCTGGGATGAAAATGGCGAGTTTCCAAGTGATGCATTGAAGGGGCTGGCAGAGCTGGGATTCTTTGGCATGTTGGTCCCAGAGGACTATGGCGGGTGTGATATTGGGCATGTGGCTGCAGCCACTGTGATTGAAGAGATTGCGTACGGTGATGCTGCCTGCGCAACCATTGTGAGTGTCACAAATTCGGTCGCGTGCATGCCTATTTTGAAATTTGGAACGGACGAACAAAAGGAACGCTTTCTGAAACCACTGGCAACCGGCCAATGGCTTGGTGCGTTTTGCTTGACCGAACCGCATGCGGGTTCTGACGCAGCCGATCTGCGGACGAAGGCGATCCGCGATGGTGACCACTATGTGATTAACGGTGTGAAGCAGTTTATCACCTCCGGAAAACATGCGGACATTGCCATCGTTTTTGCTGTCACCAACCCGGAACTCGGCAAAAAAGGCATTAGTGCTTTTATTGTGCCTACAAATACACCGGGTTATACCGTCACCGCCGTCGAAAGAAAACTTGGGCAACATGCGTCGGATACTTGCCAGATTACTTTTGACAACTGCCGAATTCCGGTAGAGAACCGATTAGGTGCCGAGGGTGAAGGTTACAAAATTGCGCTCGCTAACCTTGAGGGTGGGCGTATTGGTATCGCAGCGCAATCTGTCGGTATTGCGCGTGCGGCATTTGATGCCGCGAGACAGTATGCCTGCGAACGCTATGCTTTTGGCAAACCGATCGCGGAACACCAATCCATTCAATTTAAACTTGCAGATATGACAACCCGCATTGATGCAGCTCGCCTGATGTACCTTCGTGCGGCGGCATTGCGTGATGCGGGCAAGCCGTGTTTAAAAGAGGCCTCACAAGCTAAATTATTCGCTTCGGAAATGGCTGAGTGGGTCTGCAGCCAAGCCATACAAATCCATGGTGGATATGGGTATCTCAAGGACTTCCCTGTCGAGAAATACTATCGTGACGTCCGTGTTTGTCAGATTTATGAAGGCACCAGTGAGGTTCAGCGTATCGTGATCGGACGCTGTCTGTTAAATGAGGATTAA
- a CDS encoding methylcrotonoyl-CoA carboxylase translates to MSILKSKTNPRSQEYQDNYAAMSALVDDLRRTVNQIDQGGGEAARERHLSRGKLLPRDRVRTLLDVGSPFLELSQLAAYGMYDNQVPAAGIITGIGRVSGRECMIVANDATVKGGTYFPETVKKHLRAQEIAEQNRLPCIYLVDSGGANLPQQDEVFPDKDDFGRIFYNQANMSAKGIPQIAVVMGSCTAGGAYVPAMADESIIVRQQGTIFLGGPPLVKAATGEVVTAEALGGADVHCRTSGVTDHYAHNDEHALAIARRIIANLNHSKKTSLDISPPQAPRYDTDELLGVVPADLKKPYDVREVIARLVDGSEFDEFKPLFGTTLVCGFARIWGYPVGIVANNGILFSDSALKGAHFVELCCQRKIPLVFLQNITGFMVGKKYEAEGIAKHGAKMVTAVACAQVPKFTVIIGGSFGAGNYGMCGRAYNPRFLWMWPNARISVMGGEQAANVLAQVKRDNLARKGIDWSAEEEEAFKAPIRQQYETQGHPYYASARLWDDGVIDPRDTRMVLALGISAALNAPIPETKFGVFRM, encoded by the coding sequence ATGAGTATCCTGAAGTCGAAGACCAACCCAAGAAGCCAAGAGTATCAGGATAATTATGCCGCTATGTCGGCGCTTGTGGATGATTTGCGTCGCACCGTGAATCAAATTGACCAAGGTGGCGGTGAAGCAGCGCGGGAAAGGCATCTCTCACGCGGCAAGCTGCTTCCGAGAGATCGAGTTCGCACCCTGTTGGATGTTGGGTCACCTTTTTTGGAATTGTCGCAACTTGCCGCTTACGGCATGTACGATAATCAAGTGCCCGCCGCAGGTATTATTACCGGGATTGGCCGGGTATCGGGCCGTGAGTGCATGATTGTGGCAAATGATGCTACCGTCAAGGGCGGTACTTACTTCCCAGAAACTGTGAAAAAGCATTTGCGTGCGCAAGAGATCGCCGAACAAAACCGTTTGCCCTGCATCTATTTGGTCGATTCTGGCGGTGCCAACCTCCCACAGCAGGACGAAGTATTCCCTGACAAGGATGATTTTGGCCGTATCTTCTACAACCAGGCCAATATGAGCGCCAAGGGTATTCCGCAAATTGCCGTGGTGATGGGGTCTTGCACAGCAGGTGGCGCTTATGTCCCTGCTATGGCCGATGAATCCATTATTGTTCGTCAGCAAGGCACCATTTTTTTGGGAGGGCCGCCCCTGGTCAAAGCGGCCACTGGTGAGGTGGTCACGGCGGAGGCGCTCGGTGGTGCAGATGTGCATTGTCGTACGTCCGGCGTCACCGATCATTATGCGCACAATGATGAACATGCCCTGGCGATTGCGCGCCGCATCATTGCCAATTTGAATCACAGCAAAAAGACTTCGCTGGACATTTCGCCTCCACAGGCACCTCGCTATGATACAGACGAGCTGTTAGGCGTCGTGCCAGCAGATCTGAAAAAGCCCTACGATGTCCGTGAAGTGATTGCCCGACTTGTCGATGGCTCTGAGTTCGACGAGTTTAAACCACTGTTCGGCACAACACTTGTTTGCGGATTTGCGAGAATCTGGGGCTATCCGGTCGGTATTGTTGCCAACAACGGAATCTTGTTTTCGGATTCTGCGCTTAAAGGCGCGCACTTTGTTGAGCTTTGCTGTCAGCGGAAGATTCCTCTGGTCTTTTTGCAAAATATCACCGGTTTTATGGTGGGGAAAAAATACGAAGCGGAAGGCATTGCCAAACATGGCGCAAAAATGGTGACAGCTGTCGCTTGTGCACAGGTGCCAAAGTTTACCGTGATTATTGGCGGCAGCTTTGGTGCGGGGAACTACGGTATGTGTGGGCGAGCCTATAATCCACGTTTTCTTTGGATGTGGCCGAACGCTCGTATTTCTGTCATGGGTGGAGAACAAGCGGCGAATGTGCTCGCACAGGTCAAACGCGATAACTTGGCACGCAAAGGTATTGATTGGTCTGCCGAGGAAGAGGAAGCATTCAAAGCCCCTATTCGCCAGCAATACGAAACACAAGGTCATCCCTACTATGCCAGCGCCCGGCTGTGGGATGACGGTGTGATCGACCCAAGAGATACTCGAATGGTGTTGGCGCTTGGCATTTCTGCCGCGCTCAATGCACCTATTCCGGAAACGAAGTTTGGCGTATTCAGGATGTGA